ACCCGGCCGCGGGCAAGGTGCCCACCGGCGGCGTCACCCAGGCCGAGGGCGAGCGGCTCGCCGCCGAGGCCGCGGCCGGGCCGGTCGAGGTCACCCTCGACATCCGCGAGCTGCGCGAGAACCGCAAGACCTACAACGTCGTCGCCGAGACCCGCGGCGGCGACGCGAACAACACCGTCTTCCTCGGCGCGCACCTCGACTCGGTCGCGGTGGGCCCGGGCATCAACGACAACGGCTCCGGCTCGGCCGGCATCCTCCAGGTCGCCCAGCGGCTCGCGAGCAGCCAGACGAAGATCAAGAACAAGGTCAAGTTCGCCTGGTGGTCGGCGGAGGAGTTCGGCCTGCTCGGCTCCGAGGCGTACGTCGCCGGGCTGACCGACGCGCAGAAGAAGCAGATCAAGCTCTACCTGAACTTCGACATGATCGCCTCGCCCAACGCCGCCTACTTCGTCTACGACGGCGACGACTCGGACGCGACCGGCTCGGGCCCCGGCCCGGCGGGCTCCGCCCAGATCGAGAAGGGCATCACCGACTTCCTCGACTCGAAGAAGATCCCGCACGCGGGCACGGACTTCTCCGGCCGCTCGGACTACGGCCCCTTCATCGAGGTCGGCATCCCCTCCGGCGGCACCTTCACCGGCGCCGAGGGCATCAAGACCGCGGCCGAGGCCGCCGTGTTCGGCGGACAGGCCGGTGTCGCCTACGACGTGAACTACCACGGCAAGGGTGACGACATCACCAACATCAACCAGAAGGCGCTCGACGTCAACGTCGACGTCATCGCGGACGCGGTCGGCCACTACGCCTACGACCTCGCCCCGCTGACGAAGCCGGCCGCGCCCAAGCCGACCCCCGGCGGCGGCACCGGCGGCGGTCTGCACCAGGGACACGACGAGGTCAAGCAGTAACAGCGCACCGGGCACCACGGAGGGGCCGGATCCCACGGGACCCGGCCCCTCCCCGCGTCCCCGCCCGAGCCGGCCGGCCCTCCCCGCACCGGCCGCCCCTCCCTCAGCCCCCGCCGTCCCCCGGCCACGCCGGGATCCCGACCGGCTGGACCAGCCAGCCGAACGCGCCCAGCCCGGTCGCCGACGTCAGCTCCGCCGCCTCCCCGGCCGCGGCCAAGGCCCGTACGTAGGCCGCCGGGTCGGTCGTCGCCAGCGCCAGCGGGGGCCGCGCGCCCGAGACGCCGAGCGAGCGCAGCGCCTCCCGCTGGGTCAGCAGCACCGCGCCGGGGCCCGCGCAGGCGTCCAGGGCCACGTGGGCGGTGACGTCGCAGCCGCCGTCCGGGACGGGCGCGACCTCCCGGCCCGCCCGGAAGCCCGTCAGCGTGCCGTACGGGGGCCGCGTCGCCCGGGTGTGGGCATAGTCCACGGCCACCGCCAGCCCCCGCTCCACGCTCCCCGCGGCCGCCGCCCAGGCCTCGTCGCGCGGCCGGCCGATCTCGGCCCGGCCGCCGCCCGGCCACCAGCGCTCCAGCCAGGCCCGGTCCGCGGCCTCCAGCGGGCCGCCGGGGCTCTCCGCACCGTCGGGCGCGACCAGCACGTAGCGCCCGTCCTCCGCGACCTCCAGCGGGACGTTGTCCAGCCACTCGTTGGCGAACAGCAGCCCCGTCGTCCGCTCGGGCGGGGCCGGCGCCCAGACGATCCGCGGGTCCAGCCCCGCCGGACGCTCCGCCCGCTCCACCGCGCGGGGGCGCACCCGCGCCGCCACCTCCGCGGGCAGCGCGGCGAGCACCCCGGTCAGCAGTTCCCCGCGCCCGGCCCCCACGTCCACCAGGTCCAGCCCCGCCGGACGGCCGAGCTCGGCGTCCACCC
Above is a window of Streptomyces subrutilus DNA encoding:
- a CDS encoding M28 family metallopeptidase, translating into MPSRRIAAATAALAAAALVSPLLLAGPAGATGGPQSDAAKGDALAGKLVKEATGKGANNHLKVFQAIADYNKGTRVAGSKGHQQSALYVEAVLRASGYKVTRNEFDFVYVETVAEKLTVNGSAGRDVPIHLMTYTKSGPADGVTARLAVAPVDADGTNGCEPGDFAAGAFTGKIALVKRGGCTFAVKQENAAAAGAVGAIIYNNTEGALNGTLGDPAAGKVPTGGVTQAEGERLAAEAAAGPVEVTLDIRELRENRKTYNVVAETRGGDANNTVFLGAHLDSVAVGPGINDNGSGSAGILQVAQRLASSQTKIKNKVKFAWWSAEEFGLLGSEAYVAGLTDAQKKQIKLYLNFDMIASPNAAYFVYDGDDSDATGSGPGPAGSAQIEKGITDFLDSKKIPHAGTDFSGRSDYGPFIEVGIPSGGTFTGAEGIKTAAEAAVFGGQAGVAYDVNYHGKGDDITNINQKALDVNVDVIADAVGHYAYDLAPLTKPAAPKPTPGGGTGGGLHQGHDEVKQ
- a CDS encoding SAM-dependent methyltransferase, giving the protein MSAESESAGPVRWRAAMEAALYGPDGFYVRRGGPGPAGHFRTSVHASGLYAGAVARLLLWVDAELGRPAGLDLVDVGAGRGELLTGVLAALPAEVAARVRPRAVERAERPAGLDPRIVWAPAPPERTTGLLFANEWLDNVPLEVAEDGRYVLVAPDGAESPGGPLEAADRAWLERWWPGGGRAEIGRPRDEAWAAAAGSVERGLAVAVDYAHTRATRPPYGTLTGFRAGREVAPVPDGGCDVTAHVALDACAGPGAVLLTQREALRSLGVSGARPPLALATTDPAAYVRALAAAGEAAELTSATGLGAFGWLVQPVGIPAWPGDGGG